The following coding sequences lie in one Apium graveolens cultivar Ventura chromosome 3, ASM990537v1, whole genome shotgun sequence genomic window:
- the LOC141712862 gene encoding peroxisomal ATPase PEX1 isoform X2 — MGVVITSAVFIHPDTAKHHGFNLLQCMVIEPRLAPKDSKTNHQTVKQKTRSSTTKETNGGGLIDKLDHRQAIVRLLFSESVAKGHIMLSQSLCLYLRASRHSWIYLRQHDISPRKEISSFSLSPCQFKTLKKGVFDNNRSEAPVGQKNRQVKLDKIYYDTEMGVIDWSVHEKILPAIFNESPDDDNDVTGHKTSKRLLSLLRSWCSVQLQAVVSSVGVDVNSLILGQKTLIHFKLKDHEFENIERLAKLCNGSLGRRNRAGELSVDILYVLSISEENHIGENIAAYELPLMKTNSEQNNQRRFELPLDKVQLDEGVYFDSVKERTYNKYLHSTVSSLGWMGTAASDITNRLTALLSPVSAKLFSSYSLPFPGHVLIYGPPGSGKTLLATAVSKSVGEHKDIFAHIVFVSCSGLASEKSPTIHQAISGYISEALDHAPSVIIFDDLDSILATSSDSEGSQPSLSLMALTEFLTDIMDEYEEKRRSSCGIGSVAFMASAQSLNSIPQSLSSSGRFDFHVQLPAPGAAERGALLKHEILRRSLQCSDDVLLEIATKCDGYDAYDLEILVDRSVHAAICRFVSRDLDCGEQTKPTLVKDDFLQAMHEFLPVAMRDVTKIASEGSHRGWDDVGGLTEIRNAIKEMIEMPSRFPNVFSHAPLRMRSNLLLYGPPGCGKTHIVGAAAAACSLRFISVKGPELLNKYIGASEQAVRDIFTKASAAAPCLLFFDEFDSIAPKRGHDNTGVTDRVVNQFLTELDGVEVLTGVFVFAATSRPDLLDAALLRPGRLDRLLFCDFPSQHERLDILTVLSKQLQMTTDVDFDGLARMTEGFSGADLQALLSDAQLAAVHEILSCEDSNKPVKVPVITDALLKSVASKARPSVSEAEKRRLYSIYSQFMDSKRSAAAQSKDVKGKRATLA, encoded by the exons ATGGGTGTAGTGATCACTTCTGCTGTCTTTATTCATCCAGATACCGCAAAACATCATGGATTCAATTTGCTTCAATGTATGGTTATTGAGCCTAGATTGGCTCCAAAGGATAGCAAGACAAATCATCAAACAGTTAAACAAAAAACAAGGAGCTCAACAACAAAGGAAACCAATGGCGGAGGTCTAATTGATAAGCTGGACCATCGCCAGGCTATTGTTCGACTTTTATTTTCCGAGTCAGTAGCAAAGGGGCATATAATGCTTTCTCAGTCACTTTGTCTATATTTAAGAGCAAGTCGACACTCCT GGATTTATTTAAGGCAACACGATATTAGTCCACGCAAAGAGATTTCTTCATTTTCTCTTTCGCCTTGTCAATTCAAGACTCTGAAAAAGGGCGTTTTCGATAATAACAGATCAGAAGCTCCAGTTGGTCAAAAGAACCGCCAAGTGAAACTTGACAAGATCTACTATGATACAGAAATGGGTGTAATTGATTGGTCAGTGCATGAGAAAATTCTTCCAGCGATATTTAATGAATCCCCTGATGATGATAATGATGTTACAGGACACAAAACTAGCAAAAGGCTGTTGAGCCTTTTGCGTTCATGGTGTTCTGTGCAGCTTCAAGCTGTTGTTTCCAGTGTGGGAGTGGATGTTAACTCGCTGATTCTAGGACAAAAAACACTGATTCATTTTAAACTGAAGGATCATGAGTTTGAAAATATTGAAAGGCTGGCAAAATTATGCAATGGTTCTTTGGGAAGAAGAAACAGGGCTGGGGAACTGTCTGTTGACATTTTATATGTTCTGTCTATTTCTGAGGAAAATCATATTGGAGAAAACATTGCAGCTTATGAACTTCCGCTTATGAAGACGAACAgtgaacaaaacaaccagagAAGGTTCGAACTGCCCCTGGATAAAGTGCAGTTGGATGAGGGAGTCtattttgattctgtcaaggAACGGACCTATAACAAGTACCTGCACTCAACAGTTTCTTCCTTGGGCTGGATGGGCACAGCTGCATCCGATATAACCAATA GGTTGACAGCATTGCTATCTCCTGTTTCTGCGAAGTTGTTTAGTTCCTACAGTCTTCCTTTTCCTGGACATGTTTTAATATATGGTCCCCCG GGTTCGGGAAAAACTTTATTGGCCACAGCTGTTTCAAAATCTGTTGGAGAACACAAGGACATTTTCGCACACAT AGTGTTCGTAAGTTGTTCTGGTCTTGCCTCAGAAAAGTCTCCAACTATCCATCAAGCAATTTCTGGTTACATATCTGAAGCACTTGATCATGCACCATCAGTTATCATTTTTGATGATCTTGATAGTATTTTAGCAACTTCATCGGATTCAGAAGGATCCCAACCCTCATTGTCTCTTATGGCCCTCACTGAATTTCTCACAGATATTATGGACGAATATGAG GAAAAGCGGAGGAGCTCATGTGGAATTGGATCAGTTGCGTTTATGGCTTCTGCACAGTCCCTCAACAGTATACCACAATCTTTGAGCTCTTCTG GAAGGTTTGATTTTCATGTACAACTACCTGCTCCTGGGGCTGCAGAACGTGGTGCTTTATTGAAACATGAAATTCTAAGGCGTTCATTGCAATGTTCTGATGACGTTCTGTTAGAAATAGCTACGAAATGCGATGGTTATGATGCATATGATTTG GAAATTTTGGTTGATAGGTCCGTTCATGCTGCCATTTGCCGATTTGTCTCACGGGATTTGGATTGTGGAGAACAAACGAAACCTACTTTAGTTAAAGATGACTTTTTGCAAGCAATGCACGAGTTTCTTCCTGTAGCCATGCGTGACGTCACGAAGATTGCTTCAGAAGGGAGTCATCGTGGTTGGGATGATGTCGGCGGTCTTACTGAAATTCGAAATGCTATCAAAGAG ATGATTGAGATGCCGTCAAGGTTTCCGAATGTCTTTTCGCATGCTCCTTTAAGAATGCGGTCAAATCTACTACTATATGGCCCGCCTGGTTGTGGAAAAACTCATATTGTCGGTGCTGCTGCTGCCGCCTGTTCGCTTCGATTTATCTCTGTCAAAGGTCCCGAGCTGCTGAATAAATACATTGGCGCGTCTGAGCAAGCT GTCCGGGATATATTCACAAAAGCGTCTGCTGCGGCTCCATGCCTTCTCTTTTTCGATGAATTTGATTCCATTGCGCCGAAGAGAGGACATGATAATACTGGAGTGACTGATCGAGTTGTTAATCAA TTTTTGACCGAGTTAGATGGTGTTGAAGTCTTGACAGGAGTGTTTGTTTTTGCTGCCACCAG TAGACCAGATTTACTTGATGCTGCATTGTTACGGCCTGGTAGGCTAGACCGGCTTCTGTTTTGTGACTTCCCTTCACAACATGAGAGGCTGGATATCCTCACAGTACTTTCTAAACAG TTACAGATGACTACAGATGTTGACTTTGATGGCCTTGCACGTATGACTGAAGGATTTAGTGGCGCTGATTTGCAAGCTCTTCTATCAGATGCGCAACTTGCGGCAGTCCATGAAATTCTTAGCTGTGAAGACAGCAACAAGCCtgtgaaagttccagtcattaCCGATGCTCTTTTAAAATCTGTTGCTTCCAAGGCGAGACCATCGGTTTCAGAAGCCGAGAAGAGGCGATTGTAC